The Deltaproteobacteria bacterium genomic sequence CTCGTTCTTACTGACGAAGCAAGTTCTTGGTTATTTTCAAATTAAGGCTTTCCAAAAACGCTCTAAGAATCATTTTATTTTATTCTTTTCTTAGCCAGCACAAAGAGCTCGCGACCTTGCCTTCGGGGTATTGATTTTTTCCAGCGGCCCCAAAATAAAAACTGAAAGTCTTTCTTCAGGAATTCCCGAATTTCCCATTCCGTAGAACCAAAGGGTGGTCCTTGTCGTTTATGCATACAAAAAAAAGTTGCCATCAACTGTCCCTGATCATGAAGACACTGATTCCAAACTTTGATCAGCTCTTTACGTCGATGTGGATTAATGGCACAATAGCAAGTGTATTCAAAAATCAAATCAAATTGACCGTGAAATGATTCGGGTAAATTAAATAAATCAGCTTCTAACCATTTAAGAGTATCTAAATGACCATAAAGTTTTTTAGATCTTTCAATGGCATGGGTGGAAATATCAACTGCGGTTACCAGGTGGCCATGGCTCGCAAAAAAAGCAGCGTCATGACTATCACCACAGCCGAGAACTAAAATTTTTGATTTAGGCAGTTTCAATCGTGGCAACATATCCTTCAAAGTTTCAGCAGGTGATTCTAAATTCCATCCTGGGGTTTCATTCACGTAAATATGATTCCACCATTGAGGGCTATCAATGGCTGATGACTCTAGCCAAAAGGGATGGAATTTTTCTGTTTCTCCGTGCCACTCAAACTCTTCATCGGTATATTCTTCTAGCATTTCAAAAAATTGTTCTTGTGCTTTTCTGGAAAAGGTAAAAGGAATGCCATTTTCAAGCTCGCCATGGAGTCTGTCCCAGTGATCAACAAAAAGATTTTGAACAGCTACGAATTTACAATAGTCATAATGAAAATGAAGCTTCAATAGTTTGTTGAGGTTTTTTTCCGGTAGAACCATTCTTTCTATAGACTGAACTATCAAGGGCGAATCAAAAGCTTCAACAATCACGGGTTGATGATGATACCAAGACCCAAATGAATTATTAGGAAGTAGAGTCAAATTTGCTAAAACACCCGAGCCAATTTCCAAATTGGTAATTTTTTTTTCGTCATCAATTAAAAAACCATCTTCATCCGTGGATAAAAACAGACTAGGAATTTCCTGCGGAATCATTTATTTCTGTTCATGAGGTGGTTCTGCTTTTATACCTTCAGCGTTTTGAATTTTTGGACTTTCTACTGGAGGGATTTGTTGCTTGGTTGTGGAAAGATTTTCATCTGGAGTTTGATTGTCGGTGGTAACTAATGAACCCTCGGAAAAAGAAATATTATCACCTTTAGTTAAGAGGGATTGAATGACCCATTTATCAACCGTGGGGTTATCAGAGATATCTCTAGAAAGCACAGCTTCTCCTTCGATAAGTCTTTCCACCATTTCAGTCCCAGAAGGTTCGCTAAAACGATAGGTGAATGTAGCTTTGATTTTATGGTCGCCGACGTTTTGAGTCCAAATTTTAACAATATCAATATCTTTGGAATCTGGCTTTTTGCTACGAATGGTATTTTCAATTAACTCCATCATTTTATTTTGAATGCCAGAGTGCGTCTCAAAGTCTAGTGGGGTATTGCTATGAACTAGATGCCATGACCAGACTAGCAAAATGACAAAGACTATTAAACTCAAAATTTTCATCATAGAACATTTCCTCTAATTTGTGATATGAGTATATCTTTGTAACAAGCTTTTGGCAAAAGTTATAATTGGGGGAACTATGTATTCAGAATGGATGTCTTCACTAGTAAATAAAAGTTTGAATAAAAAGAATGAATTTGAAAAGAAAGTGCTTGGAAATTGGAATCAGGCGCAGGTTCTAATGGAAGAAAAACTTTGGCAACATCTGAAAGTGTTTTTCGAAGTTAAAGGATTGAGGCCTCATATTGTAGATTTTATGACCTACGTTGAAAAATGGTCTCCGCAAATGACCAGAGAAGCGTTGAGTTATTTTTTGGATTTTTTTAGGTCCTCAACTCTTGGGATGGGATTAAGGGTCGCTAAAATTAATGACACTCAAATTGAAGTGATTTTGCCAGATAGATCAAGAAATTTAGATGAAGAAGGTTACTTTCTGGAATCAGCTTTGATGACAGCAGGAATTGAAAGTTTTAAACTGCTTTGGCTCAGACATGCTCCCATCGGAGACTTTCAATTTAAAATACAAAAAATTCATTTTGAAAAAGTATCTTCGGTTTTGAACGAGAAAAAATTTAAAAGCTACAGGGCCAGATTTGAGATTCAATCGGAACAAAGAGAAATGGTATTAGCTCAGTTAAGGGCCGAACAAAAAGCATTGGTGGAACATAAAATCTTATTTTTCGACGAAAAAGAAGCTCTGGCAGCAGAGATGAACTTGAATTCTTGGATTTCCATCGTTCCCGTATTAGAATCAACAACCTTTACGACACATCAGTAAAGAAAGGCATTAATAGGGAAATTTATGGAAGGAAGTTTATGGCAGTACTAGAAACTGAAATTAATAGCGACTCTGAAGATTTTAAAAAAAACAAACGGTACATGCTCGACTTAATAGAAAACTTAAAAAAACAAGTCGAAAAAATAAAACTTGGAGGAGGCTCAGACTCTCAGGAAAAACAGAAAGCTCGCGGTAAGCTCACCGTAAGGGAACGAATTCAGAACTTATTGGATCCTGGTACCAGCTTTCTGGAATTTTCAACGCTCGCTGCTTGGGGTGTTTACGATAACGAAGCGCCCTGTGCTGGTATTATAACTGGGATTGGTGTCATCCACGGCATTGAAGTCATGATTGTTGCTAATGATGCCACGGTAAAAGGTGGAACGTATTTTCCTCTTACCGTAAAGAAACATTTGCGAGCACAAGAAATAGCTCAAGAAAATGGATTGCCTTGTATTTATTTAGTGGATAGTGGAGGAGCCTTTTTGCCACTTCAGTCTGAAGTTTTTCCTGATCGAGAACATTTCGGTCGTATTTTTTATAACCAGGCTAGAATGTCAGCTGAAGGGATTTCGCAGATTTCCATCGTCATGGGTTCATGCACCGCTGGAGGAGCCTATGTCCCGTCAATGAGTGATGAAAATGTGATCGTCAATGAAAATGGAACTATATTTTTAGGCGGTCCGCCTCTGGTGAAGGCAGCCACAGGAGAAGAAGTCTCGGCCCAAGATTTGGGAGGGGCCCATGTTCATTGCGAAATCAGTGGCGTGACAGATCATTTCGCCGAAAATGATTCCCATGCCCTTGAAGTAACACGTGAGATCGTAAAACATTTGAATAAACAACGTGTGGTTCATCTAAAGATGGAACCTCCCGAGGAGCCTGCTTATTCTATTGAGGAAATCTATGGAGTTATTCCTGAGGATTCCAAAAAATCATTTGATGTGCGAGAAATTATTTCTCGGCTTGTAGACGCCAGTGATTTTCATGAATTCAAACCACTTTATGGAAAAACGTTGGTGACAGGTTGGGGACACATTTGGGGTTATCCCGTAGGAATTATTGCAAATAATGGAGTTTTGTTTAGTGAAAGCGCTTTAAAGGCAGCTCATTTTATAGAGCTTTGTGAACAACGACAAATTCCTTTAGTGTTTCTGCAAAATATCACGGGTTTCATGGTAGGTAAAAAATATGAAAATGAAGGAATTGCAAAGCAGGGAGCTAAAATGGTTATGGCCGTAAGCAATGCCTCTGTTCCTAAATTTA encodes the following:
- a CDS encoding methyltransferase domain-containing protein, with the translated sequence MIPQEIPSLFLSTDEDGFLIDDEKKITNLEIGSGVLANLTLLPNNSFGSWYHHQPVIVEAFDSPLIVQSIERMVLPEKNLNKLLKLHFHYDYCKFVAVQNLFVDHWDRLHGELENGIPFTFSRKAQEQFFEMLEEYTDEEFEWHGETEKFHPFWLESSAIDSPQWWNHIYVNETPGWNLESPAETLKDMLPRLKLPKSKILVLGCGDSHDAAFFASHGHLVTAVDISTHAIERSKKLYGHLDTLKWLEADLFNLPESFHGQFDLIFEYTCYCAINPHRRKELIKVWNQCLHDQGQLMATFFCMHKRQGPPFGSTEWEIREFLKKDFQFLFWGRWKKSIPRRQGRELFVLAKKRIK
- a CDS encoding methylcrotonoyl-CoA carboxylase — encoded protein: MAVLETEINSDSEDFKKNKRYMLDLIENLKKQVEKIKLGGGSDSQEKQKARGKLTVRERIQNLLDPGTSFLEFSTLAAWGVYDNEAPCAGIITGIGVIHGIEVMIVANDATVKGGTYFPLTVKKHLRAQEIAQENGLPCIYLVDSGGAFLPLQSEVFPDREHFGRIFYNQARMSAEGISQISIVMGSCTAGGAYVPSMSDENVIVNENGTIFLGGPPLVKAATGEEVSAQDLGGAHVHCEISGVTDHFAENDSHALEVTREIVKHLNKQRVVHLKMEPPEEPAYSIEEIYGVIPEDSKKSFDVREIISRLVDASDFHEFKPLYGKTLVTGWGHIWGYPVGIIANNGVLFSESALKAAHFIELCEQRQIPLVFLQNITGFMVGKKYENEGIAKQGAKMVMAVSNASVPKFTVVIGGSYGAGNYGMCGRAFQPRQLWMWPNAKISVMGGEQAANVLLTVKKDQLAIKKQQMSLEEEERFKKPILDKYSEESSAYYSSARIWDDGVIDPKETRRVLALGIAASLNKKWSEPRQGVFRM